Genomic segment of Ruegeria sp. TM1040:
TGGACTATCCGCTGAGTGTTGCGACAAATTGATGAAGCCAGATCTCTCCCGGTGCGCCTCTGCGCCGGGGGAGATCAACAGCCTGTTTGCGCGGCCTCCTGCAAGAGCCAGTCTTTGAGCGCCGCGACTTCCGGGCGAAAGTGATTGCGGGCCTCCGGCTGCACGATGTAGTGCCCCTCGCGCGCGGGCAGGGCGAGGTCCGTCGCCTCCACCAAGGCACCGCTCTCCAGATAGCGCTGGGCAAAGACACGGGCGATCAGCGCAACGCCCATGCCACGCGTGGCGAGCTCAAGCGCGATCAGCGATTGGTCGACCTTCAACGCCGGCCCAGAAGAGGGAGGTGCGAGCCCATGCAGGGCAAAGAAGTGATGCCATGTGTCGGTGACGCCAATCACCTCAATCAGCGGGCAGGACGCAATCGCCTGCGGATCGGGGCCGGGATGCAGCGCAGGCGCACAGACAGCGAGCACCTCGTGATGCATCAGACGCGTCACCTCGCCATCTGACCAACTGCCATTGCCATAGCGAATGTCGATGTCGATCTGCAGCGCCTCTGGGGTCTCACCCCAAAGCGCCGAGAGCACCCGCAGGCGGCAGTCCGGGTGCTGCGCCTGAAAACGCGAAAGCCGCGGCGCAAGCCACAGCATGTTGAGCGAACTCAGGCACCTGAGCGTGATTTCTTGCGCAGCACTCTTGCCAAAGAGGTTCGACGTGGTGGCCTCCAGATCGCCAAATGCCTTGCTCACCACGGGCA
This window contains:
- a CDS encoding LysR substrate-binding domain-containing protein, with protein sequence MYQELPPLPWLRAFDASARLGNFTLAAQELGLTPSAVSYQVRGLEATLGHKLFVRKQKSLFLTRLGQAYLPVVSKAFGDLEATTSNLFGKSAAQEITLRCLSSLNMLWLAPRLSRFQAQHPDCRLRVLSALWGETPEALQIDIDIRYGNGSWSDGEVTRLMHHEVLAVCAPALHPGPDPQAIASCPLIEVIGVTDTWHHFFALHGLAPPSSGPALKVDQSLIALELATRGMGVALIARVFAQRYLESGALVEATDLALPAREGHYIVQPEARNHFRPEVAALKDWLLQEAAQTGC